A window from Cryobacterium sp. PAMC25264 encodes these proteins:
- a CDS encoding PDZ domain-containing protein, whose amino-acid sequence MALFTDDSSLGSAHRRRGSRTGWVVLGIALVTGLTLAVVPSPYVVEKPGPVYNTLGSADYEGEKKDLITIPDETVYPTEGSLDLLTVSVLGNPDNRLNWLTVAAAWLDPSQAVVPLESVFPADVTTEERDEQNQVAMVNSQQDAIAAALTNLGYDYPTELSVVSLADDAPAAGVIKAGDLIESVNGQAVADITALRAALTASGADTPATIGLSRDGAEQSVEVTPVDISGNVVLGINVKSEYQFPFDVDIQLDKVGGPSAGMMFALGIIDKLTPGALQGGADVAGTGTIDQSGTVGPIGGIRQKLFGASNAGADWFLAPAANCDEVTGHIPDGLTVFAVSTLDDSLAALDAIRTGADTSALPTCPAG is encoded by the coding sequence GTGGCCCTCTTCACCGATGATTCGTCCCTAGGCTCCGCCCACCGCCGCCGTGGTTCCCGCACCGGCTGGGTGGTGCTGGGCATCGCGCTGGTCACGGGCCTCACGCTCGCTGTGGTCCCGTCGCCGTATGTGGTCGAGAAGCCGGGCCCGGTCTACAACACGCTCGGCTCCGCAGACTACGAGGGTGAGAAGAAGGACCTCATCACCATCCCCGACGAGACCGTCTACCCCACCGAAGGCAGCCTCGACCTGCTCACGGTGTCGGTGCTGGGCAACCCCGACAACCGCCTGAACTGGCTCACGGTGGCCGCCGCCTGGCTCGACCCGAGCCAGGCCGTGGTGCCGCTCGAGTCGGTCTTCCCGGCCGACGTCACCACCGAGGAACGCGACGAGCAGAACCAGGTGGCCATGGTGAACTCCCAGCAGGATGCCATCGCGGCGGCGCTGACCAACCTCGGCTACGACTATCCGACCGAGTTGAGCGTGGTCTCCCTGGCCGACGACGCCCCGGCGGCCGGCGTGATCAAGGCGGGCGACCTCATCGAATCGGTCAACGGCCAGGCCGTCGCCGACATCACCGCGCTGCGCGCCGCGCTCACGGCAAGCGGCGCCGACACCCCTGCCACCATCGGGCTCAGCCGCGACGGCGCCGAGCAGAGCGTCGAGGTCACCCCGGTCGACATCAGCGGCAACGTGGTGCTGGGCATCAACGTCAAGTCCGAATACCAGTTCCCGTTCGACGTTGACATCCAGCTCGACAAGGTCGGCGGCCCGAGTGCCGGCATGATGTTCGCCCTGGGCATTATCGACAAACTCACGCCAGGCGCGCTCCAGGGTGGGGCGGATGTTGCGGGGACGGGAACCATCGACCAGTCCGGCACCGTGGGGCCCATCGGCGGGATCCGCCAGAAGCTCTTCGGCGCCAGCAACGCGGGCGCCGACTGGTTCCTCGCCCCGGCCGCCAACTGCGACGAGGTCACCGGCCACATTCCGGACGGTCTCACCGTCTTCGCGGTGAGCACGCTCGACGACTCGCTCGCGGCGCTTGACGCCATCCGCACCGGCGCCGACACGAGCGCCCTGCCTACCTGCCCGGCAGGCTGA
- a CDS encoding UPF0182 family protein, with protein sequence MSSSSAGSAPRRSRAPLAITAAIIAGLVILFFIFAGLYADVLWFDQLGFLSVLTTQWVAGAVLFLVGFLGMAIPVWVSIQLAYRLRPVYAKLNSQIDRYQQVIEPLRRLAMYGIPALLGLFAGVAAATHWQTILMWLNRTDAGTTDPQFGFDVSFFLFDLPFYQSLLAFSSAVVLISALVALATSYLYGAIRITGREVYVAKAARVQIAVTAAVYLLLQGVSIWLDQYSTLTQANDLITGAGYTDVSATIPGRAILAGIAVFVAILFVVTAFIGRWRLPVIGTALLIVSSLLIGSLYPWVVQRFQVDPSAKTLEAPYIQRNIDLTRDAYGVADVEEIPYTATTEAEPGALRADAETTANIRILDPALVSDAFAQLEQFKQYYQFPSNLSVDRYTIDGKSQDTVVSVRDLNLDGLSSETWVNSSVVYTHGYGVVAAYGNQRSADGQPVFLESGIPTSGALGEYEPRVYFGETSPTYSIVGAPEGSDPVELDYPSGEDGAQQTYTTFSGDGGPSLNGPFNKLIYALKFQSEQIFLANAVNDKSQILYDRDPVTRVQKVAPYLTLDSAPYPSVVNGRIKWIVDGYTTSASYPYSTAVSLSNAIADTETPEQPFALDNINYMRNSVKATVDAYDGSVTLYAWDENDPLLQTWQKIFPTTVEPMSEMSGDLMSHVRYPADMFKVQRAILGKYHVTDPGSFYSEDDAWTTPNDPVSPSTNTTLQPPYYLTMQMPGQKAPSFSLYSTFIPNASGETSRNVLTGYLAADADAGATDGERADGYGKLRLLTLPNDITVPGPGQVQAKFNGDPTISAELNLLKQGQSTVLNGNLLTLPVGGGLLYVQPVYVQSTGETSYPLLQKVLVAFGDQIAFEDTLDTALNVLFGGESGANAGDTDVPAVTTPEGQTPTDGTTVPSTQTGNPEVDAQLKTLLAQAKQAIADKQSALAANDLAAFGVADKKLSDTVASMLTLIGQ encoded by the coding sequence GTGAGTTCATCATCCGCCGGAAGCGCTCCACGTCGGAGCCGTGCCCCGCTAGCCATCACGGCAGCGATCATCGCAGGGCTGGTGATATTGTTCTTCATCTTCGCCGGGCTGTACGCGGATGTGTTGTGGTTCGACCAACTCGGCTTCCTCAGCGTGCTGACCACCCAGTGGGTGGCCGGTGCCGTGTTGTTCCTGGTCGGCTTCCTGGGCATGGCGATCCCGGTCTGGGTGAGCATTCAGCTGGCCTACCGCCTGCGTCCCGTCTACGCGAAGCTCAATTCGCAGATCGACCGCTATCAGCAGGTGATCGAGCCGCTGCGTCGCCTGGCGATGTACGGCATCCCCGCTCTGCTCGGTCTGTTCGCCGGCGTGGCCGCTGCCACGCACTGGCAGACCATCCTGATGTGGCTCAACCGCACGGATGCCGGCACCACGGATCCGCAATTCGGCTTCGACGTGTCGTTCTTCCTCTTCGACCTGCCGTTCTACCAGTCGCTGCTCGCATTCAGCTCGGCCGTCGTGCTGATCTCCGCCCTCGTCGCGCTGGCAACCTCGTACCTCTACGGAGCCATCCGCATCACCGGCCGCGAGGTTTACGTGGCCAAGGCCGCGCGCGTTCAGATCGCCGTGACCGCCGCCGTCTACCTGCTCCTGCAGGGCGTGAGCATCTGGCTCGACCAGTACTCCACCCTCACCCAGGCCAATGACCTGATCACCGGCGCCGGCTACACCGACGTCAGCGCAACCATCCCGGGCCGCGCCATCCTGGCCGGCATTGCCGTCTTCGTCGCGATCCTCTTCGTGGTCACCGCGTTCATCGGCCGCTGGCGCCTGCCCGTCATCGGCACCGCGCTGCTCATCGTGTCGAGCCTGCTGATCGGCTCGCTCTACCCCTGGGTCGTGCAGCGCTTCCAGGTCGACCCGAGCGCCAAGACCCTCGAGGCCCCGTACATCCAGCGCAACATCGACCTGACCCGCGACGCCTACGGTGTGGCGGATGTGGAAGAGATCCCGTACACCGCCACGACCGAGGCCGAGCCCGGCGCCCTGCGTGCCGACGCCGAGACCACGGCCAACATCCGCATTCTCGACCCGGCCCTGGTCAGCGACGCGTTCGCCCAGCTCGAGCAGTTCAAGCAGTACTACCAGTTCCCGTCCAACCTCTCGGTGGACCGGTACACGATCGACGGCAAGTCCCAGGACACCGTGGTGTCGGTTCGAGACCTCAACCTCGACGGCCTGAGCAGCGAGACCTGGGTCAACTCCTCGGTCGTCTACACCCACGGTTATGGTGTGGTCGCCGCGTACGGCAACCAGCGTTCGGCCGACGGCCAGCCGGTCTTCCTCGAATCGGGTATCCCCACCTCGGGTGCGCTCGGCGAGTACGAGCCGCGCGTGTACTTCGGTGAAACCTCGCCCACGTACTCCATCGTCGGCGCCCCCGAGGGCAGCGACCCCGTCGAGTTGGACTACCCGTCCGGCGAAGACGGCGCCCAGCAGACCTACACGACCTTTTCGGGCGACGGTGGGCCGAGCCTGAACGGCCCGTTCAACAAGCTGATCTACGCGCTCAAGTTCCAGTCCGAGCAGATCTTCCTGGCCAACGCCGTCAACGACAAGTCGCAGATCCTCTACGACCGCGACCCGGTCACCCGCGTGCAGAAGGTCGCCCCGTACCTCACCCTCGACTCCGCCCCGTACCCCTCCGTGGTGAACGGCCGGATCAAGTGGATCGTAGACGGCTACACGACCAGTGCCAGCTACCCGTACTCCACGGCCGTGAGCCTGAGCAACGCGATCGCTGACACCGAGACGCCCGAGCAGCCGTTCGCGCTGGACAACATCAACTACATGCGTAACTCGGTCAAGGCCACCGTCGATGCGTACGACGGCTCGGTGACGCTCTATGCCTGGGATGAGAACGACCCGCTGCTGCAGACCTGGCAGAAGATCTTCCCGACCACGGTCGAGCCGATGAGCGAGATGTCCGGCGACCTGATGAGCCACGTGCGCTACCCGGCCGACATGTTCAAGGTGCAGCGCGCCATCCTCGGCAAGTATCACGTGACCGACCCCGGATCCTTCTATTCCGAGGACGACGCCTGGACCACGCCGAACGACCCCGTGTCTCCGAGCACCAACACGACCCTGCAGCCGCCGTACTACCTGACCATGCAAATGCCCGGCCAGAAAGCACCGTCGTTCTCGCTGTACTCGACCTTCATCCCCAACGCGTCCGGGGAGACCAGCCGGAACGTTCTGACCGGTTATCTCGCGGCCGACGCGGATGCGGGGGCCACCGATGGTGAACGGGCGGATGGCTACGGCAAACTGCGCCTGCTGACGCTGCCGAACGACATCACGGTACCCGGCCCCGGCCAGGTGCAGGCGAAGTTCAACGGTGATCCCACGATCTCCGCCGAGCTCAACCTGCTGAAGCAGGGTCAGTCCACGGTGCTCAACGGCAACCTGCTGACACTGCCTGTCGGTGGCGGTCTGCTCTACGTGCAGCCCGTATACGTGCAGTCCACCGGTGAGACCAGCTACCCGCTGCTGCAGAAGGTCCTCGTGGCCTTCGGTGACCAGATCGCGTTCGAGGACACACTCGATACGGCGCTCAACGTGCTCTTCGGTGGCGAGTCCGGCGCTAATGCCGGCGACACCGATGTGCCCGCCGTCACCACTCCGGAGGGCCAGACGCCCACCGACGGCACCACGGTTCCGTCCACCCAGACCGGCAACCCGGAGGTCGACGCCCAGCTGAAGACGCTGCTGGCTCAGGCAAAGCAGGCCATCGCCGACAAGCAGTCAGCTCTGGCCGCCAACGACCTCGCCGCCTTCGGGGTCGCCGACAAGAAGCTCTCCGACACCGTGGCGAGCATGCTCACGCTCATCGGTCAGTAA
- a CDS encoding RNA polymerase sigma-70 factor: MRGNRSDAAASEIDDVADEFESLRPRLFGIAYRMLGSTVEAEDIVQDAWIRWQGTDRTGIHSPAAFLTTMTTRLSINVATSSRLRRETYIGPWLPEPVLTGADPELGAENTEALEVGILLLMERLTPMERAVYLLHEAFDYPYREIGEVIGTTEANARQLSRRARQHLTESSGTRVTVAEKNRLLRSFLAAAQSGDVQRLQTLLTDDIVLYSDGGGIVSAARRPIEGRDHVGRFLLGTLQKLQGNVDMQLTPVNGSDAFVFRKDGEPYIVCSIGVNDRGINRIFFVLNPQKLGALR, from the coding sequence ATGCGAGGCAACCGGAGCGACGCCGCAGCATCGGAGATCGACGACGTGGCGGACGAGTTCGAGTCCCTGCGTCCCCGGCTCTTCGGAATCGCCTACCGGATGCTCGGCAGCACGGTTGAGGCCGAGGACATCGTCCAGGATGCCTGGATCCGGTGGCAGGGCACCGACCGTACGGGCATCCACAGCCCCGCCGCTTTCTTGACGACGATGACGACCCGCCTCTCCATCAATGTGGCCACCTCGTCGCGCCTGCGCCGCGAGACCTACATTGGCCCCTGGCTCCCCGAGCCCGTACTCACGGGTGCCGATCCGGAGCTCGGGGCCGAGAACACCGAGGCACTCGAGGTCGGGATCCTGCTGCTGATGGAGCGACTCACCCCCATGGAGCGAGCCGTGTACCTGCTGCATGAGGCCTTCGACTATCCGTACCGCGAAATCGGGGAGGTCATCGGCACCACCGAGGCCAATGCCCGCCAGCTCTCCCGGCGTGCCCGCCAGCACCTCACCGAGAGCAGCGGCACCCGGGTGACCGTCGCCGAGAAGAACAGGCTGCTGCGCTCTTTCCTCGCCGCCGCTCAGAGCGGAGACGTGCAGCGTCTGCAGACTCTCCTCACCGACGACATCGTGCTCTACTCGGATGGCGGCGGGATCGTGTCCGCAGCTCGACGGCCGATCGAGGGGCGCGATCATGTCGGGCGGTTCCTGTTGGGTACGCTGCAGAAGCTCCAGGGCAACGTCGACATGCAGCTGACTCCGGTGAACGGTTCCGACGCGTTCGTCTTCCGCAAGGACGGCGAGCCCTACATCGTCTGCAGCATCGGCGTGAACGACCGCGGCATCAACCGGATCTTCTTCGTCCTGAACCCGCAGAAGCTCGGTGCCCTGCGCTGA
- a CDS encoding NAD(P)/FAD-dependent oxidoreductase, whose translation MSRPFDQTVVVIGAGYAGILAANRIQASLTPAEGLRVRVRLVNPAPHFIERVRLHEAAAGVRVTAAIPLDEMLHGRVEVVLGTVLRIDAPAHALTVDTRSGVISEPYDILVYAVGSVAALGAPGAELYAHLLSNVQGAESARRAIATGRADQRIVVVGGGATGVEAAAEFAERHPRASVTLVSRSEVLGNLPAASRRSVARSLAKLGVEVREWSDVRRVQADAVELSDGTRIPSDVTVWTASFAVPDLARRSGLDIDSIGRLLVDEELRTVRYPEILGAGDAVRPPSSVGSHLRMGCAIAMPLGAQAADNVLAVLRGETLTTLNVGFGAQCISIGRRMGLIQLLTAADEPRPLRITGRAGALVKEFVCAVIATGSPRRERTRPGSLMFPSGPKRMPVGSRR comes from the coding sequence ATGAGCAGACCTTTCGACCAGACGGTCGTCGTCATCGGGGCCGGCTATGCCGGCATCCTGGCGGCCAACCGCATCCAGGCCTCGCTGACGCCCGCGGAGGGCCTCCGGGTGCGCGTGCGGCTGGTCAACCCGGCACCGCACTTCATCGAACGGGTGCGCCTCCATGAGGCGGCTGCCGGGGTGCGTGTGACCGCGGCGATACCCCTGGACGAGATGCTCCATGGCCGGGTCGAGGTTGTGCTGGGAACGGTCCTGCGTATCGACGCGCCGGCGCATGCCCTGACCGTGGACACCCGCAGCGGGGTGATCAGCGAGCCGTACGACATCCTCGTCTACGCGGTGGGGAGCGTCGCCGCGCTCGGTGCGCCTGGCGCCGAACTCTACGCGCACCTGCTGAGCAACGTCCAAGGTGCGGAGTCGGCGCGCCGGGCGATCGCCACGGGCAGGGCCGACCAGCGCATCGTCGTCGTCGGCGGAGGTGCGACGGGCGTCGAGGCCGCGGCGGAGTTCGCGGAACGGCACCCGAGAGCATCCGTCACCCTGGTGTCGCGGAGCGAGGTTCTCGGGAACCTCCCCGCGGCGTCCCGGCGGTCGGTGGCCCGGTCGCTGGCGAAGCTCGGCGTCGAAGTGCGGGAGTGGAGCGACGTGCGCCGGGTGCAGGCCGACGCCGTCGAGCTCTCCGACGGCACGCGGATTCCCAGCGACGTCACCGTCTGGACCGCCTCATTCGCGGTTCCCGATCTCGCCCGCCGCAGCGGCCTCGACATCGACTCGATCGGCCGGTTGCTGGTCGACGAGGAGCTTCGCACGGTCCGGTACCCGGAGATCCTCGGCGCAGGGGACGCGGTACGTCCGCCGTCCTCCGTCGGCTCCCACCTGCGCATGGGCTGTGCCATCGCCATGCCCCTCGGCGCCCAGGCGGCGGACAACGTTCTGGCAGTTTTGCGCGGTGAGACCCTGACGACACTCAATGTGGGGTTTGGTGCCCAGTGCATCAGTATCGGCCGAAGAATGGGGCTGATCCAGCTGCTCACCGCAGCGGATGAGCCGCGCCCGCTGCGGATCACCGGCCGGGCCGGTGCGCTGGTCAAGGAGTTCGTCTGCGCAGTCATCGCCACAGGGTCGCCGCGACGCGAGCGCACCCGTCCCGGTTCGCTCATGTTCCCCTCCGGGCCCAAGCGCATGCCCGTGGGCTCCAGGCGCTGA